One genomic window of Hydra vulgaris chromosome 03, alternate assembly HydraT2T_AEP includes the following:
- the LOC136078512 gene encoding piggyBac transposable element-derived protein 4-like, with protein sequence MFPRNRFEAVYHTMLHVAPSQESHAKEKIETFMKNLIANYRKAFYPHEDVPVDETVIKFKGRWKNKQYNPSKPSKYHIKTFSLCDSATGYAFNILTYFRSDTSYNSDTYGMGQPEKMFEYLLKPLGKGHHIFADKYYTTHSLISYLTSKSFHYTGTLQTNRKNFPVIIKFRNGCRMKHLQTNYYRSESGITYLATELVQWQDKKAKKMVVAVSTKFSKNVVAVSSRCKGVREIPDIVHRYNLSMNGCDRLDQSVSYYSNLGRKIVKWWKRIFNWLIEVTQANSYILYLLTCPHNSKRITLKKFKENLIEELVSSCITMMPDNSTLLKELHKFQIQS encoded by the coding sequence ATGTTTCCAAGAAATAGATTTGAAGCAGTATACCATACAATGCTTCATGTTGCTCCATCTCAAGAAAGCcatgcaaaagaaaaaattgaaacatttatGAAAAATCTTATTGCAAATTATCGAAAAGCATTTTATCCACACGAAGATGTTCCTGTTGATGAAACAGTCATTAAATTTAAGGGTAGAtggaaaaataaacaatataaccCCAGCAAACCAAGCAAATAccatattaaaacatttagtttgtGTGACAGTGCTACTGGGTATGCCTTTAACATCCTTACCTACTTTAGAAGTGATACATCTTATAACTCTGATACATATGGAATGGGACAACcagaaaaaatgtttgaatactTACTTAAACCTCTTGGAAAGGGTCACCATATTTTTGCTGATAAATATTACACAACACACTCTTTGATCTCCTATCTAACATCCAAATCATTTCACTACACTGGAACCTTACAAACAAATCGTAAGAATTTTCCAGTTATTATCAAGTTCCGAAATGGTTGTAGAATGAAACAtctacaaacaaattattatcgCAGTGAATCTGGAATTACTTATCTTGCCACTGAACTTGTTCAGTGGCAAGataagaaagctaaaaaaatggTAGTAGCTGTTTCtactaagttttcaaaaaatgttgttgcaGTATCTTCTCGTTGCAAAGGAGTCAGAGAAATACCAGATATTGTTCACCGGTATAATCTATCAATGAATGGTTGCGATCGTTTAGACCAATCTGTTTCATATTACAGTAATCTAGGTAGAAAGATAGTTAAATGGTGGAAGAGAATTTTTAATTGGCTGATAGAAGTAACTCAAGCTAACtcttacatattatatttgttaacttGTCCACATAATTCAAAAAGAAttactctaaaaaaatttaaggagaATCTTATTGAAGAACTAGTTAGTTCTTGTATTACCATGATGCCTGATAATTCTACACTTTTAAAAGAGCTCCACAAGTTTCAAATCCAGTCTTAG
- the LOC136078511 gene encoding uncharacterized protein LOC136078511, with amino-acid sequence MHLHSMVLKSMSRFRDRRYNEAKFIDVFRQQLPPTSESPIQRIHPPINEELINDIDTKLANFFYLTDIVFRLVNSEASPDQKPFFCTSINTSGIIQNLSAVAGAILQVIEKIGSQKFTSFISDNAPVMKSAWRIIEEKYPHISASGCGAHGVNLLVKDIVFTTEATKAVKDAEKTIKYVKNHHIVKAKFDERRTAANISLSLSMSLVDEESTLLKEIQPKNTFADVMALIKSNPFWERLSKLVKSIEFSFNVIGKLKSDEAPLSLVHDYFGQMYKYWNCFHINAQNAAQGLYLNEDKTNFITATVEFAKKIKPEIADTAEDELISFIGEMAALPEKRKETIFKINARNYWNIIGRDKYSALYEIAKPINEMICLSATAERAWSTFRFIHSRLRNRLTNERVEKLVFLYTNSVLMDTNDKTDYILEEGAILNKIECQEITE; translated from the exons ATGCATTTGCATTCAATGGTTTTAAAGTCTATGAGTAGATTCAGAGATCGGAGATATAATGAAGCCAAATTCATTGATGT tttcagACAGCAACTTCCGCCTACGTCTGAGTCACCGATACAGCGTATACATCCACCAATTAATGAAGAGCTTATAAATGATATCGACACGAAGCTTGCTAATTTCTTTTACCTTACGGATATAGTATTTCGTTTAGTCAATTCGGAGGCCT CGCCCGATCAGAAGCCTTTTTTTTGCACCTCGATAAATACATCCGGAATCATTCAAAATTTATCTGCAGTTGCCGGGGCAATCTTACAAGTTATTGAGAAGATTGGCTCACAAAAATTTACCAGTTTCATAAGCGACAACGCTCCTGTTATGAAATCAGCGTGGAGGATCATCGAGGAGAAATATCCACATATCTCGGCTAGCGGATGCGGAGCTCATGGAGTCAACTTGCTTGTGAAGGACATAGTTTTTACAACTGAGGCCACAAAAGCAGTCAAAGATGCAGAGAAAACTATCAAATATGTGAAAAATCATCACATCGTGAAAGCAAAGTTTGATGAAAGACGAACTGCAGCAAATATTTCTCTTTCATTGTCCATGTCT TTGGTAGACGAAGAAAGTACATTACTGAAGGAAATTCAACCAAAGAATACATTTGCAGATGTTATGGCGTTGATAAAATCTAACCCATTTTGGGAACGTCTCTCAAAGCTAGTCAAAAGCATTGAATTTTCTTTTAACGTGATCGGAAAGCTAAAAAGTGATGAAGCTCCATTGTCTCTCGTGCATGATTACTTTGGTCAAATGTACAA GTATTGGAATTGCTTTCATATTAACGCCCAAAATGCCGCACAAGGTTTATATTTGAATGAAGATAAAACCAATTTTATCACTGCTACAGTTGAATTTGCCAAAAAGATCAAACCTGAAATTGCTGACACTGCTGAGGATgaattgatttcttttatagGAGAAATGGCTGCGCTGCCTGAGAAAAGAAAGGAAACAATATTCAAGATAAACGCACGAAATTATTGGAACATTATTGGTCGCGATAAATATTCTGCTCTTTACGAAATCGCTAAGCCTATTAACGAAATGATCTGCTTATCGGCTACAGCAGAAAGAGCTTGGTCGACCTTCCGATTTATTCACTCGCGACTAAGAAATCGTCTTACGAATGAGAGAGTAGAAAAGCTGGTATTCTTGTATACCAATAGCGTGCTGATGGACACAAATGACAAGACTGATTACATTCTTGAAGAAGGTGCAATTCTCAATAAAATTGAATGTCAAGAAATCACCGAATAG